A region of Modestobacter marinus DNA encodes the following proteins:
- a CDS encoding quinone oxidoreductase family protein translates to MRAAVLTEPGAPPTLAEHPDPVPGKGQTLVRVTAAPVVPLDLLCASGTSYFGRPAVPYVPGVQGVGVVVSSGLLAPGTRVWFATSAGMSPGDGSLGELCAVPDADVVPLAGDLPDPVVAALGLSAVAGWMALTWRGRLRPGERVLVLGAGGAVGQAALGAARALGASRVVGVCRSASAADRARRAGAEDVVLTGDGDDLAARIRQAVGSDVDLVVDPVFGAVAAAACSVLAPGGRLVNLGGAAGDAAEFSSAVLRSRSIDVLGYTNNALTGEQRAAALTAVLRHAAAGQLRVEHAVLPLARVQEAWAATAAGSGSRSVVDLSEP, encoded by the coding sequence GTGCGCGCCGCCGTCCTGACCGAGCCGGGTGCGCCGCCGACCCTGGCGGAGCACCCGGACCCGGTGCCCGGGAAGGGGCAGACCCTGGTCCGGGTGACCGCCGCCCCGGTCGTGCCGCTGGACCTGCTCTGCGCCTCCGGGACGTCGTACTTCGGCCGCCCGGCTGTGCCCTACGTCCCCGGGGTGCAGGGGGTCGGGGTCGTGGTGTCGTCGGGGCTGCTGGCCCCCGGGACCCGGGTCTGGTTCGCCACCTCGGCGGGGATGAGCCCGGGCGACGGCAGCCTGGGTGAGCTCTGCGCCGTGCCGGACGCCGACGTCGTCCCGCTCGCCGGGGACCTGCCCGACCCGGTCGTGGCGGCACTGGGTCTCTCGGCGGTGGCCGGCTGGATGGCGCTGACCTGGCGGGGGCGCCTCCGGCCGGGGGAGCGGGTGCTGGTGCTCGGTGCCGGCGGCGCGGTCGGCCAGGCCGCGCTGGGGGCCGCCCGCGCGCTCGGGGCCTCGCGGGTGGTCGGGGTCTGCCGGTCGGCCTCCGCGGCCGACCGGGCTCGCCGGGCCGGCGCCGAGGACGTCGTCCTGACCGGGGACGGCGACGACCTGGCCGCGCGGATCCGGCAGGCGGTCGGCTCCGACGTCGACCTCGTCGTCGACCCGGTGTTCGGTGCCGTGGCCGCGGCGGCCTGCTCGGTACTGGCGCCCGGGGGGCGGCTGGTCAACCTGGGTGGCGCGGCCGGGGACGCCGCCGAGTTCTCCTCCGCCGTGCTGCGCAGCCGCAGCATCGACGTCCTCGGCTACACGAACAACGCGCTCACCGGCGAGCAGCGGGCCGCCGCGCTCACCGCGGTGCTGCGGCACGCCGCGGCCGGGCAGCTCCGGGTGGAGCACGCCGTCCTGCCGCTGGCGCGGGTCCAGGAGGCCTGGGCGGCCACGGCGGCGGGCAGCGGGAGCCGGTCGGTCGTGGACCTGTCCGAGCCCTGA